From the Candidatus Bathyarchaeota archaeon genome, one window contains:
- a CDS encoding Glu/Leu/Phe/Val dehydrogenase, producing the protein MTQTPLSVALAQLELASQKLGLDGGIYKILSHPKRSIRVSIDIRMDDGSVEVFQGLRVQHWDVRGPFKGGIRYYPTSTFNEATALAMLMTWKCAIADIPYGGAKGAVCVDTKKLSTQELERLTRRYVSLIFDYLGPQRDIPAPDMYTDGQTMAWIMDTYSQLKGYRVPESVTGKPVEIGGSEGRLEATGRGVIHCIKEAAPKINLKLGNATVAVQGFGNVGYSAAKTASELGCKVVAISDSTGAVYNPNGINITKLLAHKEKTGSVQNFKEAANKTNEELLECQCDILIPAALENQITQKNADQIKAQVVAEAANGPTTPQADRILHEKGTCLIPDILANSGGVTVSYFEWVQNLTREQWALHEVNRKLEAKMTKAFNDVYALSRKEESDMRTGALMLGVGRVAQAIKTLGLWP; encoded by the coding sequence ATGACCCAGACGCCGTTGAGTGTTGCTTTAGCGCAGTTAGAGTTGGCTTCTCAAAAACTGGGTTTGGATGGGGGAATCTACAAGATACTAAGCCATCCTAAACGCTCCATCAGGGTTTCCATAGATATCCGAATGGACGACGGCTCAGTAGAAGTGTTCCAAGGACTACGAGTGCAACACTGGGACGTCCGCGGACCCTTCAAGGGTGGCATTCGCTATTACCCAACCAGCACATTCAACGAAGCCACCGCCCTAGCCATGCTCATGACATGGAAATGCGCCATAGCCGACATACCCTACGGAGGAGCCAAAGGCGCCGTATGCGTCGACACCAAAAAACTAAGCACCCAAGAGCTGGAGCGGTTAACCCGCAGATACGTAAGCCTAATCTTTGACTACCTAGGACCCCAACGCGACATTCCTGCGCCTGACATGTACACGGACGGGCAGACGATGGCGTGGATAATGGACACATACAGCCAACTCAAAGGGTACCGTGTTCCTGAAAGCGTTACGGGCAAACCCGTAGAAATTGGCGGCTCCGAAGGCAGACTGGAAGCCACAGGCAGAGGCGTAATTCACTGCATCAAAGAAGCCGCCCCAAAAATAAACCTCAAACTCGGGAACGCCACGGTAGCAGTTCAGGGGTTTGGTAACGTAGGATACAGCGCTGCAAAAACCGCCAGCGAACTCGGATGCAAAGTCGTAGCCATAAGCGACTCCACAGGCGCAGTCTACAACCCAAACGGCATAAACATCACAAAACTTCTTGCACATAAAGAAAAAACAGGGTCAGTGCAAAACTTCAAAGAAGCCGCCAACAAAACCAACGAAGAATTGCTCGAATGCCAATGTGACATACTAATCCCCGCCGCCTTAGAAAACCAGATAACACAAAAAAACGCTGACCAAATCAAAGCCCAAGTAGTCGCAGAAGCCGCCAACGGACCAACAACCCCCCAAGCTGACAGGATTTTACATGAAAAAGGAACCTGCCTAATCCCCGACATACTCGCCAACAGCGGCGGCGTAACTGTTAGCTACTTTGAGTGGGTACAAAACCTAACCCGCGAACAATGGGCACTGCACGAAGTAAATCGTAAACTCGAAGCTAAAATGACCAAAGCCTTCAACGACGTCTACGCCTTAAGCAGGAAAGAGGAAAGCGACATGCGAACAGGCGCGCTCATGCTCGGAGTAGGCAGAGTAGCCCAAGCCATAAAAACTCTGGGACTGTGGCCATAA
- a CDS encoding DNA polymerase II large subunit, with amino-acid sequence MPREVSASYNDYISCMETELKQMYDLSDKARAKGLDPALKTECIIAHDIADLVEGLVGPKGVAASIRELNKTLGREEIAFKITEQIVHGKFGEMHPEEAAEQAIRTALAIFTEGLTAAPIQGVAQVKIKANSDQTRYLAIYFAGPIRSAGGTDQALTLVVGDHVRKQLGLDKYKPTPEEVSRFVEELRTFERSVGRFQYHIPDAELKKALDLIPVEVTGTESDPVEVSSYRNLPRIETNRVRGGALRVVNDGIVGRALKVLIIVEKLGFQGWDWLADFKKKKTEQKKSGGFMDDVIAGRPIFAFPSRRGGFRLRYGRARNTGLSAVGIHPATMLVVESFLAAGTQMRLELPGKGGVTMPVDTIEPPVVLLKDDSVVRVSTSNFKSLKGQIQKILFLGDILISFGDFLYTNKALLPSGYVEEWWIKDLKHAIKTRFNDDLNKAATAAGISSKTLENLFLDPLGGEFTVKDAFALSKSLEVPLYPRFNFFWSNLSSAKEVQLLKDWLSNSKVSYVDGCVTSITGELDENTATVLRKIYAPQKVLDGQILLEGEDACALACLLGYDSSRTLADSVDSVFEAVSALSGVEVRDKAPTFVGARMGRPEKAKRREMKPLVHVLFPVSLAGGSHRDLVEAGRKGPVFVETVKRKCPKCRDFTLSVLCPKCGCETEVEYFCPRCGRPLKKEVGCPECKAEGVPYQRQPFNFKKLIAEVSTGLGIPPPKQLRGVKGLTNEDKTPEIIQKGILRAKHNLSVYKDGTIRFDATNAPLTHIKPGEIGVSVEKLRQLGYTYDIHGAPLRDPEQILELKIQDIVIPWNAAEYFVHVANFIDELLERVYNLPRYYNVKAPEELVGHLVMGLAPHTCACILGRVVGFTNLKLIYAHPIWHSAKRRDCDGDEDAIILALDTLLNFSKRYLPAAIGGIMDAPMELIPFVNTREVQRQAHDCDVDGDYPLEMYLQSLKKTDAKQLTKIMDLVSHRLGTPAQFEGFLYTTPVSNVNMGNSESSYKQLKSMIEKLNLQLELGERIDAVDVRHVAMKVLTTHFIRDISGNLRAFSTQAFRCKSCNKRFRRLPLQGKCPFCGGKFTLTVYRGGIEKYLAPAQQMVDKYGLPNYYTQRMMLIKDELHYMFDNKKPKQASLLDFGQT; translated from the coding sequence ATGCCTAGAGAAGTTAGCGCGTCGTATAATGATTACATTTCTTGCATGGAAACTGAGCTTAAGCAAATGTATGACTTAAGCGATAAGGCACGCGCAAAAGGTCTTGACCCCGCATTGAAAACTGAATGCATCATTGCGCATGACATCGCCGACTTGGTTGAGGGCTTGGTGGGTCCAAAAGGCGTAGCAGCTAGCATCCGTGAATTAAACAAAACGTTGGGGCGAGAGGAAATTGCGTTCAAGATTACTGAGCAAATTGTTCACGGCAAGTTTGGAGAGATGCACCCTGAAGAGGCTGCTGAGCAGGCGATTCGAACGGCTCTTGCCATTTTCACCGAAGGCTTAACCGCCGCACCCATCCAAGGCGTCGCTCAAGTTAAAATCAAGGCAAACAGCGACCAAACGCGGTATTTGGCCATTTATTTTGCTGGTCCAATTCGTTCGGCGGGCGGCACTGACCAAGCGTTAACTCTTGTAGTGGGTGACCACGTACGCAAACAGTTGGGACTAGATAAGTACAAGCCAACTCCCGAGGAGGTCTCACGGTTTGTAGAGGAACTTCGCACGTTTGAACGCTCCGTAGGCAGGTTCCAGTACCACATCCCTGACGCCGAACTCAAAAAAGCCCTTGACCTAATACCCGTAGAAGTAACCGGCACAGAATCTGACCCCGTAGAAGTTTCCTCCTACCGAAACCTCCCCCGCATAGAAACCAACCGCGTCCGAGGTGGAGCCCTGCGAGTTGTAAACGACGGCATAGTGGGACGCGCACTCAAAGTTTTAATCATCGTGGAAAAACTCGGTTTCCAAGGCTGGGACTGGCTAGCCGACTTCAAAAAGAAAAAAACTGAACAAAAAAAATCTGGCGGCTTCATGGACGACGTCATTGCAGGGCGTCCCATCTTCGCTTTTCCCTCTCGCCGCGGCGGCTTTAGGCTCAGGTACGGGCGTGCTAGGAACACGGGTTTGTCGGCGGTGGGTATTCATCCTGCTACGATGCTTGTTGTGGAGAGTTTTTTGGCGGCGGGTACACAGATGCGTTTAGAGCTTCCTGGAAAAGGCGGCGTTACCATGCCCGTGGACACGATTGAGCCGCCCGTGGTTTTGCTCAAAGACGACTCAGTGGTTAGGGTTTCCACTTCAAACTTTAAAAGCCTAAAAGGGCAAATCCAAAAAATCCTCTTTTTAGGCGACATACTCATCAGCTTTGGCGACTTCCTCTACACCAACAAGGCTCTTCTCCCCTCTGGGTACGTGGAAGAATGGTGGATAAAAGACCTAAAACACGCAATCAAAACACGTTTCAACGATGACTTAAACAAAGCCGCCACCGCTGCTGGCATTTCATCAAAGACACTTGAGAACTTGTTTTTGGACCCCTTGGGCGGGGAGTTTACTGTAAAAGACGCTTTTGCCCTCTCAAAGAGCTTGGAGGTGCCTTTGTATCCGCGGTTTAATTTTTTCTGGTCTAATCTTTCCTCCGCAAAAGAAGTTCAGCTGCTAAAAGATTGGCTCTCAAACTCCAAAGTAAGCTACGTTGACGGCTGCGTTACCTCGATTACTGGGGAACTAGACGAGAACACCGCGACTGTTCTACGTAAAATATATGCGCCACAAAAAGTCTTGGATGGACAAATTCTGCTTGAAGGCGAAGATGCCTGCGCTTTAGCATGCTTGTTAGGGTACGATAGCTCTCGAACCTTAGCGGATTCTGTGGATTCTGTGTTTGAAGCTGTTAGTGCTCTTTCGGGTGTGGAAGTTAGGGATAAAGCTCCGACTTTTGTTGGTGCACGCATGGGCAGGCCTGAAAAAGCTAAAAGACGCGAAATGAAGCCGCTGGTGCACGTTTTGTTCCCTGTTAGTTTGGCGGGTGGTTCTCATAGGGACTTGGTGGAGGCGGGGCGTAAAGGCCCTGTTTTTGTTGAAACCGTCAAGCGTAAATGCCCCAAGTGCCGTGACTTCACATTGAGCGTTTTGTGCCCCAAATGCGGATGTGAAACAGAGGTCGAGTATTTTTGTCCTCGCTGTGGCAGACCCTTAAAAAAAGAGGTTGGTTGCCCTGAATGCAAGGCTGAGGGCGTTCCGTATCAGCGTCAACCCTTCAATTTCAAGAAGCTAATTGCTGAGGTTTCCACTGGTTTGGGGATTCCTCCTCCTAAGCAGCTGCGCGGCGTTAAAGGCTTAACAAACGAGGACAAAACCCCCGAGATAATCCAAAAAGGCATCCTGCGCGCTAAACATAACCTCTCTGTCTACAAGGACGGCACCATCCGATTCGACGCCACCAACGCCCCTTTAACCCACATCAAACCTGGCGAAATCGGGGTTTCAGTAGAAAAACTGCGTCAACTCGGCTACACCTACGACATCCACGGCGCCCCGCTACGTGACCCTGAGCAGATTTTGGAGCTAAAAATCCAAGACATAGTGATTCCGTGGAACGCTGCGGAATATTTTGTTCATGTGGCTAATTTTATTGATGAGCTTTTAGAGCGCGTCTACAATCTTCCACGGTACTATAACGTGAAGGCTCCTGAAGAGCTTGTTGGGCACTTAGTTATGGGTTTAGCCCCCCACACCTGCGCGTGCATCCTAGGACGCGTAGTCGGCTTCACTAACCTTAAGCTGATTTATGCTCATCCAATTTGGCATTCTGCAAAACGCCGCGACTGCGACGGAGACGAAGACGCCATCATCTTGGCTTTGGACACGCTCCTAAACTTTTCCAAACGGTATTTGCCCGCGGCAATTGGCGGCATAATGGATGCTCCAATGGAGTTGATTCCGTTTGTTAACACGCGTGAGGTTCAACGGCAAGCCCATGACTGCGATGTTGACGGCGACTACCCCTTAGAGATGTACCTGCAAAGCCTCAAAAAAACCGACGCCAAACAACTAACCAAGATAATGGATTTAGTAAGCCACAGATTGGGGACACCCGCGCAGTTTGAAGGGTTCCTCTACACCACTCCCGTATCCAACGTGAACATGGGTAACTCCGAAAGCAGCTACAAACAACTCAAATCCATGATTGAAAAACTCAATCTCCAACTTGAACTGGGCGAAAGAATCGACGCCGTTGACGTTCGCCACGTAGCCATGAAAGTGTTAACCACCCATTTCATACGTGACATATCAGGAAACCTACGTGCATTCTCCACCCAAGCCTTCCGATGCAAATCCTGCAACAAACGCTTCCGACGCCTTCCCCTCCAAGGAAAATGCCCGTTTTGCGGCGGCAAATTCACTTTAACCGTGTATCGCGGCGGCATAGAAAAATACCTTGCGCCCGCCCAGCAAATGGTCGACAAATACGGCTTGCCCAACTACTACACCCAACGAATGATGCTTATCAAAGACGAACTTCACTACATGTTCGATAATAAAAAACCCAAACAAGCCAGCCTCCTAGATTTTGGGCAAACCTAA
- the metG gene encoding methionine--tRNA ligase subunit beta produces METEAEVKPEIAFDEFLKLDLRVGKILEVEAVPKSKKLLRVVVDFGDEHRQAIAGLKQYYTPEELVGKKCVFLLNLQRRTLAGLESQCMILAAEDQEGNVSVLQPEKDVAEGSTIG; encoded by the coding sequence ATGGAAACTGAAGCAGAGGTTAAGCCTGAGATAGCATTTGATGAGTTTTTGAAGCTGGATTTGCGTGTGGGCAAGATTCTTGAGGTGGAGGCTGTTCCTAAGTCTAAGAAGCTACTTAGGGTTGTGGTTGATTTTGGAGATGAGCACAGGCAAGCGATAGCTGGGTTGAAGCAGTACTACACGCCTGAGGAGCTTGTGGGCAAAAAATGCGTGTTTTTGCTAAATTTGCAGAGGCGTACGCTTGCGGGGTTGGAGTCGCAGTGCATGATTTTGGCGGCAGAAGACCAAGAGGGCAACGTTTCAGTTTTGCAGCCCGAAAAAGACGTTGCAGAAGGAAGCACAATAGGCTAA
- a CDS encoding class I SAM-dependent methyltransferase family protein, with product MPKHAKKSLANVLAAEGVFGVYSSFDVVGDIAIVKSPSKETAQAVGKAILRRHSNVKTVLAQTGGVRGDYRLRKLWVVAGENKTKTVHKESGCLFSIDVQSCYFSPRLQHERRRIAKQTQPHETIVNMFAGVGCFSLVIAKKVPSTKIYSIDINPTAYEFIQENIQLNHASNQVFPMLGDAKELIQSHLQGQADRVLMPLPEKALSYLPCAISALKPQGGYLHVHIFEHATKHENPKEKTRKNLQEHLDSTNKNYAISHMRLVRHTGPNWFHLVADVQIT from the coding sequence TTGCCCAAACATGCAAAAAAGTCTCTAGCCAATGTTCTGGCAGCAGAAGGCGTTTTTGGGGTTTACAGTTCTTTTGATGTTGTGGGTGATATTGCAATAGTCAAGTCACCTTCTAAGGAGACCGCTCAGGCGGTTGGGAAGGCTATCCTTAGGCGTCACAGCAACGTGAAGACTGTTTTAGCTCAAACAGGGGGCGTTAGAGGTGACTACAGGCTGCGCAAGCTTTGGGTAGTTGCAGGTGAAAACAAAACAAAAACCGTCCACAAAGAATCAGGCTGCCTCTTTAGCATAGACGTGCAATCATGCTATTTCTCGCCTCGACTGCAGCATGAACGACGGCGCATCGCAAAGCAAACCCAACCCCACGAAACCATCGTCAACATGTTCGCCGGCGTAGGCTGCTTCTCCTTAGTCATAGCAAAAAAAGTACCCTCCACAAAAATATACTCCATAGACATCAACCCCACAGCGTACGAGTTCATTCAAGAAAACATCCAGCTAAACCACGCATCCAACCAAGTTTTTCCTATGCTTGGTGACGCCAAAGAACTCATCCAAAGCCACCTGCAAGGTCAAGCTGACCGCGTTTTAATGCCGCTCCCCGAAAAAGCCTTATCCTATCTCCCATGCGCTATTTCTGCCCTCAAACCCCAAGGCGGCTACCTGCACGTTCACATTTTTGAACACGCCACCAAACATGAAAACCCCAAAGAAAAAACCCGTAAAAACCTGCAAGAACACCTCGACTCCACCAACAAAAACTACGCAATTTCTCATATGCGGCTAGTGCGTCACACGGGTCCAAACTGGTTTCATTTAGTTGCCGACGTACAAATCACCTGA
- a CDS encoding nucleotide pyrophosphohydrolase — MEIREFQDMMRQLFFHRDIERGVKGTFDWLLDEVKELAEALEGNDKEALEKEFADVIAWLASLANIVDVDLEKAALNKYPHKCPKCGAAPCQCTF, encoded by the coding sequence GTGGAGATTAGGGAATTTCAGGATATGATGAGGCAGTTGTTTTTTCATAGGGATATTGAGCGTGGTGTGAAGGGGACGTTTGATTGGCTACTAGATGAAGTTAAAGAGTTAGCTGAAGCGTTGGAGGGCAACGATAAAGAGGCGCTGGAGAAAGAGTTTGCAGATGTCATCGCGTGGCTGGCGTCTTTGGCTAACATTGTTGATGTTGACTTGGAAAAAGCCGCATTAAACAAGTACCCGCACAAATGCCCCAAATGCGGCGCCGCACCTTGTCAATGCACCTTCTAA
- a CDS encoding PH domain-containing protein, with product MVLVKEFGADVQLIKLYQTYLAITLLCGFLSWIIPLTVGLVLIGEALAGIIVALSVLAPLLIVVAIASYWIPRFHISIKYYLEDDELVVRKGVWWKTKSVVPYNRITNVNTYQGPISRRYGIGRLSIQTAGFSGASSSGYKTGEAEIFGVKDFEEVKDVIMNFVKGVEPVAVEAKADPAKNVNQEMLKELRRIREAVEK from the coding sequence GTGGTTCTTGTGAAAGAGTTTGGAGCAGATGTACAGTTGATTAAGCTGTACCAAACATATCTTGCGATTACGCTTTTATGCGGGTTCCTTTCATGGATAATACCGCTGACAGTGGGTTTGGTGTTAATTGGAGAAGCGTTGGCGGGAATTATAGTGGCGCTTTCAGTTTTAGCTCCACTGTTAATTGTAGTGGCAATTGCGTCATACTGGATTCCCAGATTCCACATATCCATAAAATATTATCTGGAAGATGACGAGCTAGTAGTCAGAAAAGGCGTATGGTGGAAAACCAAGAGTGTTGTACCCTACAATCGTATAACAAACGTTAACACCTATCAAGGACCAATCTCCAGACGCTATGGAATAGGCAGACTGTCAATACAGACGGCGGGTTTTTCAGGAGCTAGCAGTTCAGGATACAAAACAGGCGAAGCAGAAATCTTTGGCGTAAAGGATTTCGAGGAGGTCAAAGACGTGATTATGAATTTTGTTAAGGGTGTGGAGCCTGTTGCGGTTGAGGCAAAAGCTGATCCAGCGAAGAACGTGAATCAGGAAATGCTCAAGGAACTGCGTAGGATACGTGAGGCAGTCGAAAAATAA
- a CDS encoding replication factor C large subunit, whose protein sequence is MKEDLLWVEKYRPKRVADVVGNEEAKAAFVDWLQSKRRKKKAVLLYGPPGVGKTTLVNAVAKEFNFIVIEMNASDTRTEKAVKAVASPATSFMALDMFSRESKGNILFMDEVDGIAGNEDRGGVSAIIKIVEQARTPVIMAANDPDLQKLRPLKKVCVLIRFQQVRIPLIIVTLRSICKQEGIEAEFEALEMIAQNSRGDMRSAINDLQSIAEKGKTLTAQDTTVLGIRNKDTNMDETLRGYFSAKSVEEASRLLSSSNANYDDLLMAIGDNLPLRYSDPEELARAYDFISQADVYRGRVGVEYWHLLRYFFNCLALAAGVSPETYKPFTLISPPIRVITLFWSKGKRTTLANICGKIGHQCHVSKQTAKEEFIPFLKIMLEKLEKQEAESLMTWLELEPEEVDFVRKMKKF, encoded by the coding sequence TTGAAAGAGGACTTGTTGTGGGTTGAAAAATACCGCCCAAAAAGAGTAGCTGATGTTGTAGGAAACGAAGAAGCCAAAGCTGCCTTTGTTGATTGGCTGCAAAGTAAACGCCGCAAAAAAAAGGCGGTGCTGCTTTATGGTCCCCCCGGAGTAGGCAAAACTACGCTGGTGAACGCGGTAGCCAAAGAATTCAATTTTATAGTCATAGAGATGAATGCCAGCGACACACGTACCGAGAAAGCCGTGAAAGCTGTGGCGTCGCCTGCGACCTCGTTTATGGCGTTGGACATGTTTTCGCGGGAAAGCAAAGGCAACATCTTGTTCATGGATGAAGTTGACGGCATAGCAGGCAATGAAGACCGCGGCGGAGTAAGCGCCATAATAAAAATCGTGGAGCAAGCGCGTACCCCCGTGATTATGGCAGCTAACGACCCTGACTTGCAAAAGCTGCGTCCCCTCAAAAAAGTTTGCGTGCTAATCAGGTTCCAGCAGGTAAGAATCCCGCTTATTATTGTTACTTTGCGCAGTATCTGCAAGCAAGAAGGTATAGAGGCAGAGTTTGAAGCGTTAGAGATGATTGCCCAAAACAGCCGCGGCGACATGCGTTCAGCCATAAACGATTTGCAAAGCATCGCCGAAAAAGGCAAAACCCTCACCGCGCAGGACACCACCGTTTTGGGCATAAGAAACAAAGACACCAACATGGACGAAACCCTACGCGGATATTTCTCAGCTAAATCCGTAGAAGAAGCATCTAGGCTGCTGTCTAGTTCCAACGCGAACTATGATGATTTGCTCATGGCTATCGGGGATAATTTACCGTTGCGGTACTCTGACCCAGAGGAGCTAGCTAGGGCGTATGATTTTATTTCTCAAGCAGACGTGTACCGTGGCAGAGTAGGAGTTGAGTACTGGCATCTTTTGCGATACTTCTTTAACTGCTTAGCATTAGCGGCAGGGGTTTCACCCGAAACATACAAACCATTCACGTTGATTTCGCCGCCCATCAGGGTCATTACGCTGTTTTGGTCAAAAGGCAAACGCACCACCCTAGCAAATATCTGCGGCAAAATCGGGCACCAATGTCACGTTTCAAAACAGACCGCCAAAGAAGAGTTCATACCGTTTCTCAAAATAATGTTAGAAAAGCTTGAGAAGCAGGAGGCGGAGTCGTTGATGACGTGGCTAGAGTTGGAGCCTGAAGAGGTTGATTTCGTACGGAAGATGAAAAAGTTTTAG
- a CDS encoding DNA-directed RNA polymerase subunit P: protein MEETGIVYECMRCGSRVPAEELDMRGGETKCIICGYRILKKVKPPVVKRIQAK from the coding sequence ATGGAAGAAACAGGTATTGTTTACGAGTGTATGCGTTGCGGCTCAAGAGTTCCAGCTGAAGAATTGGATATGAGAGGCGGCGAAACAAAATGCATAATCTGCGGTTACCGCATCCTAAAGAAAGTAAAACCGCCAGTAGTTAAACGCATACAGGCAAAATAA
- a CDS encoding replication factor C small subunit, translated as MAAKEEALMWVEKYRPKKLDEVVGLKDVVESLKAFMRNPKTMPHLLFAGIPGTGKTTLALCIARELYGENWRTFTLELNASDERGIDTVRERVKDFSRYSRTAFGNVPFALIILDESDQMTGPAQTALRRIMETSSRTSRFILICNYSAKIIEPIQSRCAVFRFSKLERKAMIDHLGYIAKQENLTLASEAAEKIVDYAEGDLRHAINALQTAAAYSKQIDEKVVAQVIGEASPAQVQIMIRKALYGSFVEARKIMYDLMGSFGFSGTEIVRQMQRELFKMSTLTPEDKAELSNIIGEYDYRLTQGANSDIQLSALLAQFGKVGKAQGENL; from the coding sequence ATGGCAGCTAAAGAAGAAGCATTGATGTGGGTTGAGAAGTACCGACCCAAGAAGCTAGATGAAGTTGTAGGCTTAAAAGATGTCGTGGAAAGTTTGAAGGCGTTCATGAGAAACCCAAAAACTATGCCTCACCTGCTTTTTGCGGGCATTCCAGGTACAGGAAAAACCACGTTGGCGCTTTGTATCGCCCGTGAACTGTACGGGGAAAACTGGAGAACGTTTACGCTTGAACTCAACGCCTCTGACGAAAGAGGAATTGACACTGTTAGAGAAAGAGTCAAAGACTTCTCGCGCTACAGCCGAACCGCCTTTGGAAACGTCCCCTTCGCGTTAATTATACTGGATGAAAGCGACCAAATGACAGGTCCTGCGCAGACCGCGCTTAGGAGAATCATGGAAACCAGCTCCCGCACGTCTAGGTTCATACTCATATGCAACTATTCAGCAAAAATCATTGAACCCATCCAAAGCCGATGCGCCGTATTTCGCTTTAGCAAGCTTGAACGCAAAGCCATGATAGACCACTTAGGTTACATCGCAAAACAAGAAAACCTCACCTTAGCATCGGAAGCAGCAGAAAAAATTGTGGACTACGCTGAAGGAGACCTCAGGCACGCAATCAACGCCCTGCAAACCGCGGCAGCATACAGCAAGCAGATTGACGAAAAAGTCGTCGCCCAAGTCATCGGAGAAGCAAGCCCCGCCCAAGTGCAAATCATGATACGCAAAGCACTGTATGGCAGCTTTGTGGAGGCAAGAAAAATCATGTATGACCTTATGGGGTCGTTTGGTTTTTCAGGAACCGAAATTGTAAGGCAGATGCAGCGTGAACTCTTCAAAATGTCCACTTTGACGCCTGAGGATAAAGCCGAATTATCCAACATTATCGGGGAGTATGATTATCGTTTGACACAGGGAGCCAACAGTGACATTCAGCTTAGTGCGTTGCTTGCCCAGTTCGGCAAAGTTGGCAAAGCCCAAGGGGAGAACCTTTGA
- a CDS encoding ArsR family transcriptional regulator, with protein sequence MGKPKKLFNTTQILTIKQVPTIKRSLHPNAYLLHIKNIRKGLSARSKILNYLDSNQASASAIATKTRLSYGVVMHHLRLLETASAVKRKGTRPYIWLATGSGQTRL encoded by the coding sequence TTGGGCAAACCTAAAAAGCTTTTCAACACCACCCAAATACTAACTATCAAGCAGGTGCCAACCATAAAACGTAGCCTTCACCCCAACGCTTACTTGCTCCACATCAAAAACATACGCAAAGGTCTCTCTGCCCGCTCAAAAATCCTCAACTACCTCGACAGCAACCAAGCCAGCGCCTCAGCCATCGCAACAAAAACGCGGCTCTCTTACGGCGTTGTGATGCATCATCTGCGGCTTTTAGAAACCGCCTCTGCCGTTAAACGCAAGGGCACGCGTCCCTACATTTGGCTAGCTACGGGTTCAGGGCAAACGCGCCTGTAA
- the twy1 gene encoding 4-demethylwyosine synthase TYW1, with product MEDLVPASLIQALKKQKYHRVVKHSAVKRCKWFYEALTSGRSCYKQKFYGIKSHQCIQMSPAMFYCTQQCLFCWRAQNGDLQIRWDEMKLPQWDPPQEIAQGILEEQNRILGGYKGHPRINMENFREAFTPKHVAISLTGEPTLYAPLGELIRTLHSRGLTTFLVSNGTLPQKLSQLSEEPTQMYVSVCAPNQKTYDRVCRPQLPNLWEKVNETLEFMPSFKCPTVIRTTLVKNLNMQDIAGYAKLVDKANPTYIEAKAYMHVGFSGLRLGFDNMPKHKDVYEFASQLAKETGYKLIDEAPDSRVVLLSKQEKPTRFSSS from the coding sequence TTGGAAGATTTGGTTCCAGCCTCGCTAATACAAGCGCTAAAAAAACAAAAGTACCACAGAGTAGTTAAGCACTCCGCCGTGAAAAGATGCAAATGGTTCTATGAAGCATTGACCAGCGGCAGATCCTGCTACAAACAAAAATTCTACGGCATCAAATCACACCAGTGCATCCAAATGTCGCCCGCCATGTTTTACTGCACACAACAATGCCTGTTTTGCTGGCGCGCCCAAAACGGAGACCTGCAAATACGCTGGGACGAAATGAAACTACCCCAGTGGGATCCGCCCCAAGAAATCGCCCAAGGGATACTGGAGGAGCAAAACAGGATTTTAGGGGGCTATAAGGGGCACCCGAGGATTAATATGGAAAATTTTAGGGAAGCTTTCACGCCTAAGCATGTTGCAATAAGCTTGACGGGGGAGCCGACTCTTTATGCGCCTTTGGGAGAGCTCATACGCACCCTTCATTCGCGGGGGCTTACTACGTTTTTGGTTTCTAACGGCACGTTGCCTCAGAAGCTTTCGCAGTTAAGTGAGGAACCCACGCAAATGTATGTCTCTGTTTGCGCGCCCAACCAGAAAACCTACGACAGAGTCTGCCGCCCGCAGTTGCCCAATCTTTGGGAGAAAGTTAATGAGACGTTGGAGTTTATGCCCAGTTTCAAGTGCCCAACGGTGATTCGAACTACACTTGTTAAAAACTTGAACATGCAAGACATCGCGGGTTATGCCAAGCTGGTGGATAAAGCCAACCCCACCTATATTGAAGCCAAAGCGTACATGCATGTTGGTTTTTCGGGGTTGCGTTTAGGGTTTGACAACATGCCCAAACATAAGGACGTTTATGAGTTTGCGTCGCAGTTAGCCAAAGAAACAGGGTACAAGCTTATTGATGAGGCGCCTGACAGCAGGGTCGTCTTGTTGAGTAAACAGGAAAAGCCTACCCGATTTTCTTCTTCGTAA